GTCGCCGGATCGGCCTACACCTACGCCTACGCCACCATGGGAGAGCTGTTCGCCTGGATCATCGGGTGGGACCTGATTCTCGAGTACGCGGTCGCGTCCTCGACCGTGGCGCACGGCTGGTCGCATTACTTCCAGGCGCTTCTCGATCAGTTCAACGTGCATCTGCCCACCGTCCTGACCAACGCCCCGTTCGACTACGACCCGGCGACCGGCCACCTGGCGGCCACCGGAACCTGGTTCGATCTGCCGGCCATCGCCATCGCGGCGCTCATCACGGTCGTGCTGGTCATCGGCATCCGGGAGAGCGCCGGGTTCAACGCCTTCATGGTCATCGTCAAGCTGGCGATCGTCTTCTTCGTCATCGCGGTGGGGGCGTTCTACGTCAACCCGGAGAACTGGAAGCCGTTCGCGCCGTTCGGCCTGACGGGCCTCGCCTTCTTCGGCAAGACGATCTTCGGCCAGACGGGGGCGGGAGGTGAGCCGCTCGGCATGATGGCGGGCGCGGCGGTCATCTTCTTCGCCTACATCGGCTTCGATTCGATCTCGACGCACGCCGAGGAGGCGAAGAACCCGCGGCGCGACGTGCCGATCGGCATCATCACGTCCCTGGTCCTGTGCACCATCCTGTACATCGCCGTGGCGGCGGTGCTCACCGGCATGGTCCCGTACAACCAGATCAACATCGACGCGCCGGTCTCGGACGCCTTCCGGCAGGCCGGCCTCCCCTGGGCCCGCTTCCTCATCTCGGTCGGGGCGATCA
The genomic region above belongs to Candidatus Polarisedimenticolia bacterium and contains:
- a CDS encoding amino acid permease, encoding MANPLFATKSYETLMKEMAGEHRLRRVLGPVALTSLGVGAIIGTGIFVLTGVAAHDKTGPALMLSFVFAGIACIFAALCYAEFASMVPVAGSAYTYAYATMGELFAWIIGWDLILEYAVASSTVAHGWSHYFQALLDQFNVHLPTVLTNAPFDYDPATGHLAATGTWFDLPAIAIAALITVVLVIGIRESAGFNAFMVIVKLAIVFFVIAVGAFYVNPENWKPFAPFGLTGLAFFGKTIFGQTGAGGEPLGMMAGAAVIFFAYIGFDSISTHAEEAKNPRRDVPIGIITSLVLCTILYIAVAAVLTGMVPYNQINIDAPVSDAFRQAGLPWARFLISVGAITGITSVLLVMMLSQPRVFLAMARDGLLPQSFFGAVHDRFRTPWKSTILTGCFVATLGAFVPLRILADLVNIGTLLAFVMVCAAVLIMRRTNPNAPRPFRAPFVPLTPILG